From the Daucus carota subsp. sativus chromosome 8, DH1 v3.0, whole genome shotgun sequence genome, one window contains:
- the LOC108198823 gene encoding endochitinase EP3-like has protein sequence MKTFFIFLTAIFIAASLVSAQNCNCAAGLCCSKYGYCGTTSDYCGEGCQAGPCTNSAPSGGGSNGVSVADIVSDDFFNGIISQATGDCDGKNFYTRSAFLNALQSYSSFGTAGSADDSKREIAAFFAHATHETGYFCHKEETDGRDHNYCQSTAEYPCNPNVYYFGRGPLQLTWNYNYIDAGKSNDFDGLNNPDIVASDAVLSFKTALWYWKVNVQSVTTQGFGATIRAINSIECDGKRPAAVNSRVSLYNSYCSKFGVAPGDNQRC, from the exons ATGAAAACCTTTTTCATTTTCCTAACCGCTATCTTCATTGCCGCCTCACTAGTTTCTGCCCAGAACTGCAACTGTGCTGCAGGCCTCTGCTGCAGCAAGTACGGTTACTGCGGCACTACCTCCGATTATTGTGGCGAGGGATGCCAAGCTGGTCCCTGCACTAATTCTGCACCAAGTGGGGGTGGTAGTAATGGTGTTTCCGTTGCTGATATTGTCTCTGACGATTTCTTTAATGGAATCATTAGTCAAGCCACAGGAGATTGCGACGGGAAGAACTTTTATACCAGATCAGCGTTTCTTAATGCACTTCAATCCTACTCCTCGTTTGGAACTGCTGGTTCTGCTGATGATTCTAAGCGCGAGATTGCAGCTTTTTTTGCCCATGCTACCCATGAGACCGGAT ATTTCTGCCATAAAGAAGAGACAGATGGTCGCGACCACAATTACTGCCAATCAACGGCAGAGTACCCTTGCAACCCAAATGTGTACTACTTTGGCCGCGGCCCTCTTCAGCTAACATGGAACTATAACTACATTGATGCTGGAAAGAGTAATGACTTCGATGGGCTAAACAATCCAGACATCGTGGCTTCAGATGCAGTGTTGTCCTTCAAGACGGCCTTGTGGTACTGGAAGGTCAACGTTCAGTCTGTTACTACCCAAGGTTTCGGGGCAACTATCCGTGCCATCAACAGCATTGAGTGCGACGGTAAAAGACCGGCTGCTGTCAACTCGCGTGTTAGTCTTTACAACTCATATTGTAGTAAATTTGGTGTAGCACCTGGTGATAATCAGCGATGCTAG
- the LOC108197496 gene encoding endochitinase EP3-like, giving the protein MKTSFATKFIFLIFIAAPLVSAQNCNCAAGLCCSKYGYCGTTSDYCGEGCQAGPCTNSAPSGGGNAVSVADIVTDDFFNGIISQATGDCDGKNFYTRSAFLEALQSYSSFGTSGSADDSKREIAAFFAHATHETGYFCHKEETNGRDHNYCQSTAEYPCNPNVNYFGRGPLQLTWNYNYIDAGNSNDFDGLNNPDIVASDAVVSFKTALWYWKVKVQSVTSQGFGATIRAINSIECNGGSPDAVNSRVSLYNSYCSKFGVAPGDNQGC; this is encoded by the exons ATGAAAACATCTTTCGCTACCAAATTCATTTTCCTAATCTTCATCGCCGCTCCGCTAGTTTCTGCCCAGAACTGCAACTGTGCTGCAGGCCTCTGCTGCAGCAAGTACGGTTACTGTGGCACTACCTCTGATTATTGCGGCGAGGGATGCCAAGCTGGTCCCTGCACTAATTCTGCACCAAGTGGAGGTGGTAATGCTGTTTCGGTTGCTGATATTGTCACCGACGATTTCTTTAATGGAATCATTAGTCAAGCCACAGGAGATTGCGACGGAAAAAACTTTTATACCAGATCAGCATTTCTTGAGGCACTTCAATCCTACTCCTCGTTCGGAACTTCTGGTTCTGCTGATGATTCTAAGCGCGAGATTGCAGCTTTTTTTGCCCATGCTACCCATGAGACCGGAT ACTTCTGCCATAAAGAAGAGACAAATGGTCGCGACCACAATTACTGCCAATCAACGGCAGAGTACCCTTGCAACCCAAATGTGAACTACTTTGGCCGCGGCCCTCTTCAGCTAACATGGAACTATAACTACATTGATGCCGGAAACAGTAATGATTTTGATGGGCTAAACAATCCGGACATCGTGGCTTCAGATGCAGTGGTGTCCTTCAAGACGGCCTTGTGGTACTGGAAGGTCAAAGTTCAGTCTGTTACTAGCCAAGGTTTCGGGGCAACCATCCGTGCCATCAACAGCATTGAGTGCAACGGTGGAAGCCCGGATGCTGTCAACTCGCGTGTCAGTCTTTACAATTCATATTGCAGTAAATTTGGTGTAGCACCTGGTGATAATCAGGGATGCTAG
- the LOC108199862 gene encoding pre-mRNA splicing factor SR-like 1 isoform X1, whose translation MEIPIKPIDQLLEKVLCMNILSSDYFKELYRFKTIYEVIDEIYNQVDHVEPWMTGNCRGPSTAFCLLYKFFTMKLTSKQMHVLLDHPDSPYIRAVGFLYLRYAADPKTLWGWFEPYIKDNEEFSPGSNGRMTTMGVYIRDLLLGQYYFDTLFPRIPVPVMRLIQANLEKLKLPTKHAGVTGETTRGSDDTARRPPSVKASLSVSFGQRAPHRASTRDSSPVRRNMLPPSYDRNHDDDARRSPNRPRSKSRELADQEYGDRDRDRGRGRDRNGSRGRDRERGRDREHDSDGYRDRNRDRDRSRDRERRQDYDRRSRESSRSDYYDKSRSHDRGRYHSESSRRSRSRSRSRSRSRSRSHSIQMQRTSADRFPSPRKDEGPVRTSASSNLAKLKDMYGDLSTRKEDAENRNPPNRINGSEEVIRLGGSTWK comes from the exons ATGGAGATACCAATTAAGCCAATTGATCAGCTTCTGGAGAAGGTTCTTTGTATGAACATTCTTTCCTCTGATTACTTTAAAGAGCTTTACCGTTTCAAAACTATTTATGAAGTTATTGATGAGATTTACAATCAAGTGGACCATGTGGAACCATGGATGACTGGAAACTGTAGAGGTCCTTCTACAGCATTTTGCCTTCTTTATAAGTTTTTCACCATGAAACTTACTTCCAAGCAAATGCACGTGCTACTGGATCACCCAGATTCCCCTTACATCAGAGCG GTTGGGTTCCTTTACCTAAGGTATGCTGCAGACCCAAAGACGCTATGGGGTTGGTTTGAACCGTATATCAAAGATAATGAG GAATTTTCTCCTGGATCTAATGGTCGAATGACGACAATGGGTGTTTATATTCGTGATTTACTTCTTGGACAG TACTATTTTGATACTCTTTTCCCTCGTATCCCTGTCCCGGTAATGCGGTTGATTCAAGCCAATCTTGAGAAGTTGAAGCTCCCTACCAAGCATGCTGGTGTAACTGGTGAAACAACTCGTGGATCTGATGACACCGCTCGTCGGCCACCATCTGTTAAGGCATCACTGTCAGTCTCCTTTGGTCAGCGTGCTCCTCATCGTGCATCAACTAGGGACTCTTCTCCTGTCCGTCGTAATATGCTCCCGCCTTCTTATGACAGGAATCATGATGATGATGCACGGAGATCTCCCAACAGACCTCGTAGCAAAAGTCGTGAACTGGCTGATCAAGAATATGGAGACCGTGATAGGGACAGAGGCAGGGGAAGGGACAGGAATGGGAGTAGGGGAAGAGATAGGGAAAGAGGTAGAGACAGGGAACATGACAGTGATGGATACAGGGATAGGAACAGAGACAGAGATAGAAGTCGTGACAGGGAACGAAGACAAGACTATGATAGAAGATCCAGGGAAAGCAGCAGAAGTGATTATTATGACAAGAGCAGGAGCCATGACCGTGGTAGGTATCATTCTGAAAGTTCTCGTAGAAGCAGGAGCAGAAGCAGGAGCAGGAGCAGGAGCAGGAGCAGGAGTCATAGCATTCAGATGCAGAGAACATCTGCTGACCGTTTCCCAAGTCCACGGAAGGATGAAGGCCCAGTTAGAACATCTGCATCCAGCAACCTGGCGAAACTTAAAGATATGTATGGAGATCTAAGTACACGAAAGGAGGATGCTGAAAACAGAAACCCTCCTAACAGAATTAATGGTTCGGAGGAGGTCATTAGACTTGGTGGTTCTACTTGGAAGTAG
- the LOC108199862 gene encoding pre-mRNA splicing factor SR-like 1 isoform X2, giving the protein MDLSGYLCPLTSMIKEFSPGSNGRMTTMGVYIRDLLLGQYYFDTLFPRIPVPVMRLIQANLEKLKLPTKHAGVTGETTRGSDDTARRPPSVKASLSVSFGQRAPHRASTRDSSPVRRNMLPPSYDRNHDDDARRSPNRPRSKSRELADQEYGDRDRDRGRGRDRNGSRGRDRERGRDREHDSDGYRDRNRDRDRSRDRERRQDYDRRSRESSRSDYYDKSRSHDRGRYHSESSRRSRSRSRSRSRSRSRSHSIQMQRTSADRFPSPRKDEGPVRTSASSNLAKLKDMYGDLSTRKEDAENRNPPNRINGSEEVIRLGGSTWK; this is encoded by the exons ATGGACCTTTCCGGATATTTATGTCCACTTACATCTATGATTAAG GAATTTTCTCCTGGATCTAATGGTCGAATGACGACAATGGGTGTTTATATTCGTGATTTACTTCTTGGACAG TACTATTTTGATACTCTTTTCCCTCGTATCCCTGTCCCGGTAATGCGGTTGATTCAAGCCAATCTTGAGAAGTTGAAGCTCCCTACCAAGCATGCTGGTGTAACTGGTGAAACAACTCGTGGATCTGATGACACCGCTCGTCGGCCACCATCTGTTAAGGCATCACTGTCAGTCTCCTTTGGTCAGCGTGCTCCTCATCGTGCATCAACTAGGGACTCTTCTCCTGTCCGTCGTAATATGCTCCCGCCTTCTTATGACAGGAATCATGATGATGATGCACGGAGATCTCCCAACAGACCTCGTAGCAAAAGTCGTGAACTGGCTGATCAAGAATATGGAGACCGTGATAGGGACAGAGGCAGGGGAAGGGACAGGAATGGGAGTAGGGGAAGAGATAGGGAAAGAGGTAGAGACAGGGAACATGACAGTGATGGATACAGGGATAGGAACAGAGACAGAGATAGAAGTCGTGACAGGGAACGAAGACAAGACTATGATAGAAGATCCAGGGAAAGCAGCAGAAGTGATTATTATGACAAGAGCAGGAGCCATGACCGTGGTAGGTATCATTCTGAAAGTTCTCGTAGAAGCAGGAGCAGAAGCAGGAGCAGGAGCAGGAGCAGGAGCAGGAGTCATAGCATTCAGATGCAGAGAACATCTGCTGACCGTTTCCCAAGTCCACGGAAGGATGAAGGCCCAGTTAGAACATCTGCATCCAGCAACCTGGCGAAACTTAAAGATATGTATGGAGATCTAAGTACACGAAAGGAGGATGCTGAAAACAGAAACCCTCCTAACAGAATTAATGGTTCGGAGGAGGTCATTAGACTTGGTGGTTCTACTTGGAAGTAG
- the LOC108197588 gene encoding endochitinase PR4-like, which produces MKTFLIFLTAILIAAPLVSAQNCNCAAGLCCSKHGYCGTTSDYCGEGCQAGPCTNTAPTGGGNGVSVADIVTDDFFNGIISQATGDCDGKNFYTRSAFLNALQSYSSFGTSGSADDSKREIAAFFAHATHETGYFCHKEETNGRDKNYCESKAGYPCNANVKYFGRGPLQLTWNYNYIDAGKSNEFDGLNNPDIVASDAVVSFRTALWYWKVKVQSVTTQGFGATIRAINSIECNGGSPDAVNSRVSLYNSYCSKFGVAPGDNQRC; this is translated from the exons ATGAAAACATTTCTCATTTTCCTAACCGCTATCTTGATTGCCGCCCCACTAGTTTCTGCCCAGAACTGCAACTGTGCTGCAGGCCTCTGCTGCAGCAAGCACGGTTACTGTGGCACTACCTCCGATTATTGTGGCGAGGGATGCCAAGCTGGTCCCTGCACAAATACTGCACCAACTGGAGGCGGTAATGGTGTTTCGGTTGCTGATATTGTCACCGACGATTTCTTTAATGGAATCATTAGTCAAGCCACAGGAGATTGCGACGGAAAGAACTTTTACACCAGATCAGCGTTTCTTAATGCACTTCAATCCTACTCCTCGTTCGGAACTTCTGGTTCTGCTGATGATTCTAAGCGTGAGATTGCAGCCTTTTTCGCCCATGCTACCCATGAGACCGGAT ACTTCTGTCATAAAGAAGAGACAAATGGTCGCGACAAGAATTACTGCGAATCAAAGGCAGGGTACCCATGCAACGCAAATGTGAAGTATTTTGGCCGCGGCCCTCTTCAGCTAACATGGAACTATAACTACATTGATGCCGGAAAGAGTAATGAGTTTGATGGGCTAAACAATCCCGACATCGTGGCTTCAGATGCCGTGGTGTCCTTCAGGACGGCCTTGTGGTACTGGAAGGTCAAAGTTCAGTCTGTCACTACCCAAGGTTTCGGGGCAACCATCCGTGCCATCAACAGCATTGAGTGCAACGGTGGAAGCCCGGATGCTGTCAACTCGCGTGTTAGTCTTTACAACTCGTATTGTAGTAAATTTGGTGTAGCACCTGGTGATAATCAGCGATGCTAG